One Dioscorea cayenensis subsp. rotundata cultivar TDr96_F1 chromosome 19, TDr96_F1_v2_PseudoChromosome.rev07_lg8_w22 25.fasta, whole genome shotgun sequence genomic window, ACAAAAGTGCCTAGTCTATCTCGGGGAACTCATCCAATTGGTAATCCCATTACAAATTTTCTCCCCTTTGAATTCTAGCCACTAAGATTCAGAGTGGATTCACTGTAAATCCGAGGACTATGCTCCATTGGTCAATTGTAAGCAGGTTTTAACTTTAAGAAGTCCCTATCTTCTACCTTGAGCAATCAGCATAAGGACATGCAGGCatgatattataataatttaagcAAATTCCATGGCTCAGTCGTGATCAAATACTGCAGGTAGAGAGAAAGAAAATTCATGTCCAAGCTAAAAAATGAAGGGAGGGGGAAAAAAGGGGAAAACATAAACACACCATGAATGGAAAGGGATTTTGGATACCTACCCACAAGACTAAGTTCTCATCTCCCTGAGGTCTAGTCTGGTCAATCGCTTTCCGTCCGGTTATCAGTTCCAAGAGAACCACCCCCAGTGCATAAATATCAGTCTTGTCAGATAGCTTACCATGTTGAAAATACTCAGGCGCCAAGTACCTGCAAACTCAACCATCAAACAATAGATTAAACATAGTCCCTAAGTTTCTGGATAACCAGATGAATTGAACTCCAGAGCTTACCCGAAAGTACCTTTGACTGACTTGCAAAGGAAAGGCAATGAAGGTCCATGGATCCAGGTTGCCAACCCGAAATCACAGAGCTGAAAGCAAACAACAATAACACTAGCAAATGAAGCCATACATAACCTGAATACACAAATCAATGAAAGGGGGCAGCAACATGGATAAAAATTTCACCTTGGGAGTTCGATTAGAAGAGAGGAGGATGTTGGAAGGCTTGATGTCTCTATGAATCACACACTTATCAGTACCATAATGGAGGTGCTCCACAGCCCGAGCCACCCCAATTGCCACATTGTACCTCACCTCCCAAGTTAACActtttacctttttcttcttatatctTCCCTTGCTATCTGAGAACCAAAAACAAGAGAATTGAATTAGAGCGCATACATGAAGTATAgcaatgaaagaaagaaagagaaaccaAACCATTGAGATGGAGATGACGATCAAGGCTTCCCCCAGAGACATATTTGTAGACAAGGAAGAGACCTTGAGGATCTACACAGAAGCCAATGAGGGGAACTACATTTGGATGACACAATGCGCTGGCGATCATCAGCTCTCGGCAAAAGGCCCTGCTGCTCTCTTTCCCCCTCGCTTCCACTCTCTTGATCGCCACTGCCCTCATGCCAATCCTCCCTCTGTACACCCTGCTCAGCGCCCCTCTCCCCAACTCCCTCCCTGCAGCATCAGCAATCAATCCAAAGAGCTCGAAGTCAAGGAAAGAGAGTGAGAGATAGAGAAGATACCGATACCTCTGGAGAAATCATGAGTGGCAGCGCGCATCTCGGAGAAACAGAACCGCGCCAGCGACCCAGCAACAGGCGAGATACTCCGCTCCACCGAATCCACCCTCGTGCCCTCATCCTCAACTCCACCACCCTCCGGGCTCACCAAAAGCAGCACCGCCGCCGCCTCCGCCTGGCCGCCAAAGCTGAACCTGAACGACGAATTCAACGAGTCGGCGCGAACATCAGCGAGCAACCACGAGTGATTGTTCTCAGAGCCACAACCACCACCCTTACTCCGCTCATCCTCTCCAACTCCACCACGCCACCGCCGCCGCACAGCGGTAGCAGACGAGGACAAGAGGGCAAGACTCCACGCCATTCTTCTCCTACATTCGGCTTCGTCTCCATGTGGGGAAGCTTGGATGGTGCCAAGATTCCCTGCTCCTCCATGAGCTTCGAGCGTGCTTGAGCTCATGATGCATCCCATCGATGGCAAGAGAAAGATGCTACCTTTgttgctttgctttgctttgctttgtattatatataatatagttgtAGGTAGTAATGAAAGGAAAGTAATAATAAAGGGTTCAACAGAAGGCTATAGCTTTAACTTGTTAAGGggttttttatatattgtttattaacTTGTGAATTACTttacattataatttaatttaataattaagtgTAACATGGTTAgtgagaataaataaaattttatatatattaatctaatATTGTCCAAGtcattcaaataattttgatttaaaaaaaaatttttttttttgagagtgTTTACGAGTTAATATCTCATTACTTTTGTCTTTTGAGTATGCTTTGAGAtttgatttcaattttttttaaactgaaTAAGGGATCTGGTGCTAAAAGACGAAAAATaacatcaatataaaaaaattaataagatttaattaataaacttgAAAATTCAAGAGCTTGTAACTTAAGTACAAGTTTAAAAAGTGATATTCATCAATGtgtttttaaccaaaaaatcatctaaagttccatttcattagtttatataaaaataaataatagattgAAATCTGAGTCCATAAGAAAAACAGAGGTTGTCATGTCACCATTTCTGCAAATATCTATGTTTCTAGAAGAAGTCGGGTTCGGTGACCAGACCGTCTTGTCCAACCAACAACTTGACTTTGATTCTCACACCGTCATGCCAAGTGGACATTTCCGTTACCATTGAACTGAGATTTAGACCAATGCATGCTAATGAGAAtaataaaaacctaaatatTGTTAATATTATAACTAAAGACTAGTTTTAAGGTCATGAAGGGTGAGCTAACTCCTCTAGATTTTTCAACTATTAAAGgttggttattatttttatttgattagttAAACATTAGCACactatgtattttattaataacagtATCTTTCATGATagcatatataatataatgaaatttaaattaacactGTACCAGAGAAATGTGAACAGAGTAGGTTCTAATGAGAAACATGCAGCTGTCATTGCTAtgatatataatgaaattttaataGTTTAGATGAacaat contains:
- the LOC120250542 gene encoding probable serine/threonine-protein kinase PBL21, with protein sequence MGCIMSSSTLEAHGGAGNLGTIQASPHGDEAECRRRMAWSLALLSSSATAVRRRWRGGVGEDERSKGGGCGSENNHSWLLADVRADSLNSSFRFSFGGQAEAAAVLLLVSPEGGGVEDEGTRVDSVERSISPVAGSLARFCFSEMRAATHDFSRGRELGRGALSRVYRGRIGMRAVAIKRVEARGKESSRAFCRELMIASALCHPNVVPLIGFCVDPQGLFLVYKYVSGGSLDRHLHLNDSKGRYKKKKVKVLTWEVRYNVAIGVARAVEHLHYGTDKCVIHRDIKPSNILLSSNRTPKLCDFGLATWIHGPSLPFLCKSVKGTFGYLAPEYFQHGKLSDKTDIYALGVVLLELITGRKAIDQTRPQGDENLVLWAKPYLQQGAEAISKLVDPRLKPSSRRWNEMSRVLQTATACLSNDESARPSIDKVISMLQGDETCNDWSEFTKKSLLSGYGSQSHNSSEKFDMRSHVALAMLGVSDTEEDDLYGR